A window of the Cutaneotrichosporon cavernicola HIS019 DNA, chromosome: 6 genome harbors these coding sequences:
- a CDS encoding uncharacterized protein (Major Facilitator Superfamily), producing the protein MSPQRKSIDRSTSFDDDVEKKETNNTETITVLPNGEEVMKTSHYTPEEEEFLATFDEAKQKKMYRKIDVRLLPMLALLYLFAYIDRANIGNAKIEGLLEDLHLDGTKYNTAQSIFFVTYILFEIPANIILERYFRSRPSWWLGGLAVLWGLAMTLHGVVKNYGGLLAVRLALGIPEAGFFPGAVYLCSLWYPRHMLNSRIALFYTSSALAGAFSGLLAFGIAKLRGVGGIAAWRWIFLLEGAATIALGLMVPFILPDHASNSKFLTDEERKYMSIVSGAQDKSAHSGQHDSDDVSKWKVFKSVVTDWQLYLLGIVYWSNTVPNYAMKFAMPTIIKAMGYSSSQAQLLSVPPYIVGAITACVAGLFSDRFRKRMPFIMVAQFTVIVALIIIMPIRHDIKKYMAPAYLAICLVCAGVYPIGPGTNTWTANNTAGPAKRAMSVAFVISLCNVGGIIGGYIFLESEKPHFTTGYAGSLGFAFAGVLGAAVLEIAYKRINSKRDNMTKEEIDTKYTPQELAQLGDRSPYFRYML; encoded by the exons ATGTCTCCCCAGCGCAAAAGCATCGACCGCTCGACGTCttttgacgacgacgtggagaagaaggagaccAATAACACCGAGACGATTACCGTCCTCCCCAACGGTGAGGAGGTCATGAAGACGAGCCACTACACGcctgaggaggaggagttcCTCGCCACATTCGACGAGGCAAAACAGAAGAAAATGTATCGCAAAATCGACGTCCGCTTGCTTCCCATGCTCGCATTGCTCTATTTGTTCGCCTACATCGATCG AGCCAACATCGGCAACGCCAAGATCGAAGGGTTGTTAGAAGACCTTCATCTCGACGGAACAAAGTATAACACGGCACAGAGTATCTTCTTTGTCACGTATATCCTCTTCGAGATCCCTGCGAACATTATCCTGGAGCGCTACTTCCGTTCGAGGCCTTCATGGTGGCTGGGCGGACTTGCGGTCCTGTGGGGCCTTGCCATGACGCTCCACGGCGTTGTAAAAAACTATGGCGGCCTCCTGGCGGTCCGCCTTGCCCTGGGTATCCCCGAAGCCGGCTTCTTCCCTGGTGCTGTGTACCTCTGCTCGCTCTGGTACCCGCGCCACATGCTCAACTCGCGCATCGCCTTGTTTTACACTTCCAGTGCCCTTGCCGGCGCATTCTCCGGCTTGCTGGCGTTCGGCAtcgccaagctccgcgGTGTCGGTGGCATTGCTGCCTGGCGCTGGATTTTCCTGCTTGAAGGCGCAGCCACTATCGCTCTCGGCCTCATGGTGCCATTCATCCTGCCGGACCACGCGTCAAACTCCAAGTTCCTCACGGACGAAGAGCGCAAATACATGTCGATTGTCTCTGGTGCCCAGGACAAGTCGGCGCATTCTGGCCAGcacgacagcgacgacgttAGCAAGTGGAAGGTCTTCAAGTCTGTTGTTACGGACTGGCAGCTTTACCTTCTTGGCATCGTCTACTGGTCCAACACGGTCCCCAACTACGCCATGAAGTTTGCTATGCCGACCATTATCAAGGCGATGGGCtactcgtcgtcgcagGCACAGCTCCTCTCGGTGCCGCCTTACATCGTCGGTGCGATCACGGCCTGTGTCGCTGGTCTCTTTTCCGACCGCTTCCGTAAGCGTATGCCGTTCATTATGGTGGCGCAGTTCACGGTCATCGTCGCTCTCATCATTATTATGCCGATCCGCCACGACATCAAAAAGTATATGGCCCCGGCTTACCTGGCCATCTGCCTTGTCTGCGCAGGTGTCTATCCTATCGGTCCAGGA ACCAACACGTGGACCGCCAACAATACTGCTGGGCCAGCCAAGCGCGCCATGAGCGTTGCCTTTGTCATCTCGCTCTGCAACGTCGGTGGTATCATTGGCGGCTACATCTTCCTTGAGAGTGAGAAGCCCCACTTCACCACGGGCTACGCCGGTTCCCTTGGCTTTGCCTTTGCTGGTGTTCTGGGAgcggccgtcctcgagatCGCTTACAAGCGCATCAACTCCAAGCGTGACAACAtgaccaaggaggagatcgaTACCAAGTACACGCCACAGGAGCTTGCCCAACTCGGTGACCGCTCGCCATACTTCCGTTACATGCTGTAA
- a CDS encoding uncharacterized protein (Belongs to the type-B carboxylesterase lipase family) has protein sequence MKVFTTLATLVSILGVLAAPAPVVNSHSELDDRAITITVAAPAGTIVGVKGLTTEDFNGIPYAAAPVGNLRLRPPQRLSTSLNLFDATTPAPACPQFIADSDASDIPAQILTAVSRTPFFQKALKISEDCLNLNVIRPKGTKAGDNLPVLFWMYGGGFELGWNSMYYGGPLVTSAVLNGKPYVFVAVNYRVGAWGFLPGKEILADGAGNLGLRDQRMGLEWVADNIAAFGGDPSKVTIWGESAGSISVFNQMAAYGGNITYKGKPLFRGGIMNSGSVLPTDPIDCPKGQAIYDTIVEKAGCTGPDSLNCLRQLPLDKFTDAANSVPAMLSWTSVAVSYLPRPDGDFLPESSHTLAQKGRYAAIPIIVGDQEDEGTLFSLFQANTTGSTAAIVKYLKDLFFHGASEQVLTALVETYPDSILEGSPFRTGPFNELYRGFKRLAALLGDIVFTITRRVFIDIAKTVNPKVPVWSYIASYGYGTPILGTFHASDLLQVFYGILPNKASRDIQAYYSNFVYNLDPNNYSGGTNSLSRVIDNWPQWEKGTKKLIQFYAYHFQPMVDDFRTDSEKILSDNIDTLHI, from the exons ATGAAGGTGTTCACAACCCTCGCCACACTCGTTTCCATTCTCGGCGTCCTGGCGGCGCCCGCCCCGGTCGTCAATAGCCATAGCGAACTCGACGACCGAGCCATCACAATCA CCGTTGCTGCGCCGGCCGGCACCATCGTTGGTGTCAAGGGCCTCACGACGGAAGACTTCAACGGGATCCCGTATGCCGCTGCTCCCGTCGGCAACCTTCgtctccgccctccccaGCGCCTTTCCACTTCTCTCAACTTGTTTGATGCAACCACGCCAGCCCCTGCGTGTCCCCAGTTCATCGCGGATTCTGACGCCTCGGACATCCCGGCTCAAATTCTGACTGCCGTCTCACGCACTCCTTTCTTCCAGAAAGCCCTCAAGATCTCGGAAGACTGTCTCAACCTCAATGTTATTCGCCCAAAGGGAACCAAGGCTGGCGATAACCTTCCCGTCCTTTTCTGGATGTACGGCGGAGGGTTTGAG CTCGGCTGGAACTCGATGTATTACGGTGGGCCGCTGGTCACAAGCGCTGTTCTCAACGGCAAGCCGTATGTATTTGTGGCGGTCAACTACCGTGTTGGGGCATGGGGATTTTTGCCCGGCAAGGAGATTCTCGCGGACGGTGCTGGGAACCTTGGGCTCCGCGACCAACGCATGGGTCTCGAGTGGGTTGCCGACAACATTGCTGCGTTTGGCGGTGACCCGTCAAAGGTCACGATCTGGGGCGAGTCGGCTGGTTCCATCAGTGTGTTCAACCAGATGGCTGCGTACGGCGGAAACATTACATATAAAGGCAAACCTCTGTTCCGTGGCGGCATCATGAACTCGGGCTCGGTTTTGCCCACCGACCCCATCGACTGCCCCAAGGGCCAGGCAATCTACGATACAATTGTCGAAAAAGCCGGATGCACTGGCCCGGACTCGCTCAACTGCCTCCGTCAACTCCCTCTCGACAAGTTCACTGATGCCGCAAACTCGGTCCCGGCAATGCTGTCGTGGACCTCGGTCGCCGTCTCCTACCTACCCCGTCCTGATGGTGACTTCTTGCCCGAGAGCTCTCACACACTTGCCCAGAAAGGCAGGTATGCCGCCATTCCCATTATCGTGGGTGAccaggaggacgagggtactctcttctccctcttccaGGCCAACACCACTGGGAGCACGGCGGCGATTGTCAAGTACCTCAAGGACCTCTTCTTCCATGGCGCCAGTGAACAAGTCCTCACTGCTCTTGTCGAAACCTACCCCGACTCGATCTTGGAGGGCTCGCCCTTCCGCACTGGGCCCTTTAACGAACTATACAGGGGCTTCAAGCGCCTGGCtgccctccttggcgacATCGTCTTCACTATCACCCGCCGCGTTTTCATCGACATTGCCAAGACTGTCAACCCTAAAGTCCCTGTGTGGTCATACATTGCCAGCTACGGCTACGGTACTCCTATCCTTGGCACATTCCACGCCTCGGACCTTCTTCAGGTCTTCTATGGCATCCTTCCCAACAAGGCCTCGCGCGATATCCAGGCCTACTACAGCAACTTTGTCTACA ACCTTGACCCCAACAACTACTCGGGTGGCACCAACAGTCTCTCGCGCGTCATTGACAACTGGCCACagtgggagaaggggaCTAAGAAGCTCATCCAGTTCTATGCCTACCACTTCCAGCCCATGGTCGACGACTTCCGCACCGACTCGGAAAAGATCCTTTCCGACAACATTGATACCTTGCACATCTAG
- a CDS encoding uncharacterized protein (Glycosyl hydrolase catalytic core) translates to MFFNIAQVVLSATVATAACVPTNPPPTNPPPTSGSVRLHPNGNTNWCLEVQGNKRADGTPVQLAQCSTSAAQAWTIQKGSTVVKLAGSNFCLDAGSTPGNGVKSKIWTCYTGLAAQKWWYTDDNRVALEGKGQCVDLPSGGLYAGNVVQTWQCSNGNNNQVWTTSSAPAARRDLDERMICPGTSLTPGGRKAGLAGGDAFDQLKNYVGWWYDWTGKPSGHTGAPVAIPMLWGNGHRGSVQNDAARFQQFISTWSASNPPTYVLGFNEPDCTSGESASMSVAETVSAWEKYLAPLGRAGSLLVSPAMCAQLDESFLTPFTQQISTPYDVVAVHIYKPDIGQLKAVLDYFWTKYNKPMWVTEFGCVYDQNGFNGCWDQGQAVQFMKDAVATFQNDNRVYAYAPSNVGNAWVVTSGNQLTEVGKAYLNAVKQYA, encoded by the exons ATGTTCTTCAACATCGCCCAGGTCGTGCTGTCGGCGACCGTCGCGACAGCCGCATGCGTCCCGACAAACCCTCCGCCGACAAACCCCCCGCCAACATCCGGATCGGTTCGCCTACACCCAAACGGCAACACCAACTGGTGTCTCGAGGTGCAGGGCAACAAGCGTGCGGACGGCACCCCGGTTCAGCTCGCCCAGTGTtcgacgagcgcggctCAGGCGTGGACCATCCAGAAGGGGAGCACGGTAGTCAAATTGGCTGGTTCCAACTTTTGCCTTGACGCTGGGTCCA CACCAGGGAACGGTGTTAAGAGCAAGATCTGGACGTGTTACACTGGTCTTGCGGCTCAAAAATGGTGGTACACGGACGACAACCgggtcgcgctcgagggcaagggccaGTGCGTCGACCTGCCCAGCGGTGGACTTTACGCCGGCAACGTTGTCCAAACCTGGCAGTGCTCGAACGGGAACAACAACCAGGTGTGGACAACCTCCTCTGCACCTGCTGCACGTCGCGACTTGGATGAGCGCATGATCTGCCCC GGCACGTCCCTCACCCCTGGTGGCCGTAAGGCTGGTCTTGCGGGAGGCGACGCTTTCGACCAGCTCAAGAACTACGTCGGCTGGTGGTACGACTGGACCGGCAAACCGTCAGGCCACACAGGCGCTCCTGTCGCCATCCCTATGCTTTGGGGTAATGGCCACCGCGGTTCTGTGCAGAACGACGCCGCCCGCTTCCAACAGTTCATCAGCACCTGGTCGGCCAGTAACCCACCCACCTATGTGCTCGGCTTCAACGAGCCCGACTGCACGAGCGGTGAGAGCGCTTCCATGAGCGTTGCAGAGACTGTCTCGGCGTGGGAAAAGTACCTTGCGCCGCTGGGGCGCGCGGGTTCGCTCCTCGTCTCGCCTGCAATGTGCGCGCAACTGGACGAGTCATTCCTCACGCCGTTCACGCAACAGATCTCGACGCCGTATGACGTTGTCGCCGTCCACATCTACAAGCCCGACATTGGCCAGCTCAAGGCAGTACTTGACTATTTCTGGACAAAGTACAACAAGCCGATGTGGGTCACTGAGTTTGGCTGCGTGTACGACCAGAATGGCTTCAACGGATGCTGGGACCAGGGCCAGGCTGTACAGTTCATGAAGGATGCGGTTGCGACCTTCCAGAACGACAACCGTGTGTACGCGTACGCTCCCAGCAACGTCGGCAACGCTTGGGTTGTTACCTCAGGCAACCAGCTCACAGAGGTCGGCAAGGCGTACCTCAATGCCGTCAAGCAGTACGCGTAG
- a CDS encoding uncharacterized protein (actin filament organization-related protein), which produces MVGFVIPIPSKVVDNVYKSSSNLVNSYKKEPLPTDLSAKPGEEETGPPPAPAPRRTTNTWAGKSTAAPPPRAGYPARPAAPARAVSEMNLETFGPQLLAHVLGSISLLESVGQITPEAARKATAALDGSAPDTGYAVPTAPPTRGAARAPPAPPAAPAEIHATALWEYGQGGDDDDLAFKEGDTVIIDEEVNDEWLRGRTIPRGRTMPLPQSGLFPRNYVQRL; this is translated from the coding sequence ATGGTCGGCTTCGTCATTCCCATCCCTtccaaggtcgtcgacaaTGTCTACAAGAGCAGCTCAAACTTAGTCAACTCATACAAGAAGGAACCGCTCCCTACCGACCTGAGTGCAAAGCcaggtgaggaggagacagGCCCACCTCCCGCCCCCGCACCGCGGCGAACGACCAACACCTGGGCTGGCAAGTCCACGGCTGCcccaccgcctcgcgctggATACCCTGCACGCCCGGCTGCTCCGGCCCGTGCCGTGAGTGAGATGAATCTGGAGACATTTGGCccgcagctcctcgcgcacgtcctcggctccatcagcctcctcgagagCGTTGGCCAGATCACGCCCGAGGCTGCGCGGAAAGCTACCGCCGCCCTTGACGGCAGCGCTCCCGACACCGGATACGCTGTTCCCACGGCGCCTCCAACTCGTGGTGCCGCCCGCGCGCCACCTGCGCCCCCAGCTGCACCAGCTGAGATTCATGCCACCGCGCTATGGGAATACGGACAGGGCggggatgacgacgacctcgcgttCAAGGAGGGTGACACTGTCATCATCGACGAAGAAGTCAATGACGAGTGGCTCCGTGGGCGGACGATTCCCAGGGGCCGCACGATGCCCCTGCCACAGTCTGGCCTGTTCCCTCGCAACTATGTCCAACGTCTGTAA
- a CDS encoding uncharacterized protein (Tyrosine phosphatase family) — MPLTREQLVDLTLTDIREPIAAELMAKAVTAPPFVTGAPRILNLRDLGGAPGSRVRPGLVYRSATLAGETPKDTAESIEWLSKNVRKVYDLRREKEREASPDPDAVGVENFWRQPSSAYGAPRPDLFTIGDGTVGWKHQYMVIAAGYRETFRNVLEHIRDRPDVPILIHCTAGRDRTGVLSGLLQALAGTSPDDVKLDYMLSRVGIETQRERLLSVIMAGVGSHFNGPDDPGLYNLSSLRPQFWTAFLEGLEDKYGGWEGYATSQDGLGFSAADLDQIRRNLRGEDVRSRL; from the exons ATGCCCCTCACTCGTGAACAACTAGTcgacctcaccctcacGGACATCCGAGAGCCCATCGCGGCTGAGCTCATGGCCAAGGCGGTTACGGCGCCGCCGTTCGTCACTGGCGCGCCGCGGATCCTGAACCTCCGTGACCTCGGCGGTGCGCCTGGCTCCCGTGTGCGTCCTGGGCTCGTGTACCGTTCCGCGACGCTGGCTGGCGAGACACCCAAGGATACTGCCGAGAGCATCGAATGGCTGTCCAAGAACGTGCGCAAGGTGTATGATTTGCGTcgggagaaggagcgcgaaGCCAGTCCCGATCCGGACGCCGTAGGCGTCGAGAACTTCTGGCGCCaaccgagctcggcgtacGGTGCGCCCCGCCCTGACTTGTTCACAATTGGCGACGGCACCGTCGGGTGGAAACACCAGTACATGGTCATTGCGGCTGGGTACCGCGAGACGTTCCGTAATGTGCTTGAGCATATCCGCGACCGACCTGATGTCCCGATCCTCATCCATTGCACAG CCGGACGCGATCGGACTGGCGTGCTCTCCGGCTTGCTCCAAGCGCTGGCGGGTACTTCGCCAgacgacgtcaagctcgactaCATGCTGTCGCGCGTTGGCATCGAGACCCAACGTGAGCGCTTGCTTAGCGTCATCATGGCAGGCGTTGGCTCTCACTTTAACGGTCCTGATGACCCGGGACTGTACAACCTGTCTTCACTGCGGCCTCAGTTCTGGACTGCTTTCCTCGAGGGTCTCGAGGACAAGTATGGCGGGTGGGAGGGCTATGCAACGTCGCAGGACGGGCTGGGTTTCAGTGCCGCTGATCTGGACCAGATCAGGCGCAACCTTCGGGGAGAGGACGTGCGGAGCCGTCTTTAA